The Solanum pennellii chromosome 11, SPENNV200 sequence atatttgatcaGTGTATAAATATCGAGAAAACTAAATAATCCGAATCATAACCTAAAATGAAGAACCGACCCGTTTATCATTTAGATAATATGACACCCCTAGCTTTTGAATTCTGGATCCGCCTTTGATTTGAGCACCCTTCACTTAAAATGGCTCCGCCCATGCCGGGTCTGTTATTGCTTCCCAAGACTTAAAATGCTTGTGGTTTTGATAATGAATAGCTAGAAAATATTTCTTTGAAAATAAGTTGATTCCTAACTTATTTTGTAGTGTTTGATTTTTTGAGAAGATATCATTTATTTTGGCTAGAAGtagaaaatacttttaaaagaaaatagtttCTAATCTAGAAGTCAAGCTCAATAACTGATTTGAGACCGACCTTGACACGACAACATTCAAGCTGGAACGCGACCCCGACGATCGATTGTCGTCTGACCTTGACACTCGACCCGGAACCTAACATTTGAACTGGAATGTTTACCCGATCTCGAGATTTGAATAGGAACACAACCCCAACGATCAATCCCTTGAGACCCGACCCTTACTCTCAACTCGAGACTGGACAATCAATCCGGGATTCGACATTCAAATATGGGCACGACCTCGACGACCAATTAGGATCCAACCCTCACATGGGACTTGATACCCGACCTTGACTCTCGATTTGGGATACAAAATGCAAACTGAGACACGACTTCTGAACTAGAAATCGACACCGATCTGGACGCGGGAGTTGAGTCTCAAATCGAGAATTATGAGTCATATCTCGAattagtatagaaaattggtcTCAGAGACTTGATTTAGGATAGAAAGTTGAGCAGTGAGGTTGAAGAAGAGTttgggaaaatatttttctcacttCTTGGAGGTAAATCATCTTcctaaaatttaaagaaaataagttaattCATAAAACGTTTCGgccaataaaataagaaaaaaattaaaaaaaaaattaaaaaaataatattcatacCACACACAAACTATGGACTTCCAAGAGAATAGGTCATAAGAGAatgaatcaattatataaattcttGACTAATCACATTTCTCCATTAAAATCCATCATATGTcaatattaaacaaaataaaagtacTAAAAGTTCTCTACTTACATCGAAATCTCTTATAAAAATAGAAGTACTAAAAGTTCTCTACTTACGTCAAAATctcttataaaatataatacgCCGACATGTTATGGTGCACTGGTGAAAGTACTGCTTCACCCTTATGGTGCACTGGTGAAAGTACTGCTTCAAACTTATTTTGTAGTGTTTGATTTTTTGAGAAGATATCATTTATTTTGGCTAGAAGtagaaaatacttttaaaagaaaatagtttCTAATCTAGAAGTCAAGCTCAATAACTGATTTGAGACCGACCTTGACACGACAACATTCAAGCTGGAACGCGACCCCGACGATCGATTGTCGTCTGACCTTGACACTCGACCCGGAACCTAACATTTGAACTGGAATGTTTACCCGATCTCGAGATTTGAATAGGAACACAACCCCAACGATCAATCCCTTGAGACCCGACCCTTACTCTCAACTCGAGACTGGACAATCAATCCGGGATTCGACATTCAAATATGGGCACGACCTCGACGACCAATTAGGATCCAACCCTCACATGGGACTTGATACCCGACCTTGACTCTCGATTTGGGATACAAAATGCAAACTGAGACACGACTTCTGAACTAGAAATCGACACCGATCTGGACGCGGGAGTTGAGTCTCAAATCGAGAATTATGAGTCATATCTCGAattagtatagaaaattggtcTCAGAGACTTGATTTAGGATAGAAAGTTGAGCAGTGAGGTTGAAGAAGAGTttgggaaaatatttttctcacttCTTGGAGGTAAATCATCTTcctaaaatttaaagaaaataagttaattCATAAAACGTTTCGgccaataaaataagaaaaaaattaaaaaaaaaattaaaaaaataatattcatacCACACACAAACTATGGACTTCCAAGAGAATAGGTCATAAGAGAatgaatcaattatataaattcttGACTAATCACATTTCTCCATTAAAATCCATCATATGTcaatattaaacaaaataaaagtactaaaatttcTCTACTTACATCGAAATCTCTTATAAAAATAGAAGTACTAAAAGTTCTCTACTTACGTCAAAATctctaataaaatataatacgCCGACATGTTATGGTGCACTGGTGAAAGTACTGCTTCACCCTTAACAAAAAGTCTCGAGTTTGAAAcctaaatatagaaaaaatcttATTAGAAGCGCCACTCGAATGGGCCCTACAATGCGCCGacaatcatattttatatagaaGGCAAGGGACAAAGTAGATATACATTTAATTTGTTTCTGTTTTTTGCTATGTCTTCTTAGAAGAAAGGAACCAAAGAGTGAAGTTTTGTAGAGTAGCATGATCAGGTCTATAGtgattttgtataaaatagAGCAAATCAGACCATGTGAAGTCAGGATAAATTCTTGAGTTGGAGACAAGAAGATGTTGTGGGGGTACTATCACTTTGTCTTCCTTTGGACACAAGAAAAAAGCCAAAGATATCCTTTCAACTTGTCTCTTTACAATTGCTCTGTGCAAGCAACTTTTGTATATTCCATTTGATAGTGCCtgcaatttaattaaaacaacaaaatatgattaaattttGTAACTATATTACATGTAATATCTACTACATATTTgagtgttatatatatatacggtTACAAAATTTGTTAGTACCTATACTAACATGATACACTTTTAACTTCGTACAAACTTGGTCAAACAGACTATAGAACCTTCAACGTATCTAAGAGATGAAAGGTGAAGTTGCAAGCATTAGATTATAGTACTTTAGCCAGTGTTCCACAACCTCTTCTCTTCATTAAGCTAGCCCTATTTTGGaggtacaatttatttttacaatgaTTAGTTAAATTTAGAATTATCTTTATAAAGTTTTCACATACATACTTGTTCTCTTTATCAAACAAACCCTAATCTTGTTTCTATTTGATATgatattaaattagaaattgTAGTCATGACATGTTTTTTACATTATTTGGAGCAATTATCTGACCCTATTTCACACAAAAACTCTGATAATCTGGATATTGTTGATAATTTAAATAGTAAAATAGAAAGCCGACTCTCTACCTCTCTTGGGTAATAGTAAGGTATGCATACACTCTACTCTTTCCAGATCTTAGCTACTTAGTCAGATTCCACtggattgttgttgttgttgtgttgatGATTCATTTCATAATTGACATTCGATTTTGTCGTagcatactttaaaataataataataatttgtgaACTAGATCATGACAAATTTAACATTGGACTCACCGTAAAAGTGTCACCAATATTGATGACAAGTGCATCATGCCTAGGTTGGACTGATTTCCATTTGTTATATCAACAAAGACTTCCAATCCTCCAACTTGATCTTGATGAAGAATTGTCAATGAATTTGGATCACAATGAGGTGGAGTTCCAAAGACTAAATTAGGATCTTGACAAGTTGGATGGAAATTACATCTCATTATAGAACTTGTATCTTTGAAAAATTCTTTGTAGTAACATTTATCTACACCAAGGCTTATACCAAGTATCTCCAAGATTAGAAGTCCTACTCTCTTCATTTTCTTGCAGTATCTCTCAAACACCAATCTGTGGGggaaggggggggggagggggggcaAATGGTCATATGTAATTATAGGATCAATCGACTTCAAAAAATAAGACAGATTACTTGCAACTTTAAAACATATTGACATACAAGTAAGTCTTTATATTAAAATCGACTTACATATATTAAGTCGATTAGGTTTTACTTCCTTTTAACTTATGACACAAATTAAGTGCgtttttttcaaaatacttACACTATTAAGAGTCTACATCTTTTGTGTATCATTTCAATCTTTTTAACTATCAATATGAAATTTTGTTCACGCACCTGAAAGGTAAATTAGTctgtaaatatatattaaatatattggaGTTCCTTGAGACAATATATTTGTTCATCTTCCATGATATATTTTAGATCAGCTACAAGGTAGATTGATTTGGTATTCTCTTGACatgtaaaatgataaattgagtgtaattctttttaataaattgataGTTAAATACTACTAATTTTGTATATGGATAGTATGTAAAATCTTTACAtcaacaaattacataaatCTAAATTAACATGTCGTGATAAACATAATGTGGTCTTTAAAAATTGCAATGGTGATATAGAAATTGTTCACACTATACCgataatatataattcaaatacatatataaacgaATAATTAGTAAATATAAAATCTTAAGCAAATACAAAAACTTTGGATATCCCATATACGTTACTATAAAACATGGAATTAAATATGTTAAAGTATCTCCAAGTTAATTGAATATTCTTCTAATTCGACGCTAATTCATAGCTTAATGAGATTAGTATAGAATTTTTGTGTAGCTACGAAACTCTGCCTCACTACAAGAAAACTGTAAATTACGGATTTTTCTGGGAATTAATATGACAATTTGCAGGAAAATAAGTTTTCTgcgaattttcatactaattcccAGAAAAATCCTCATGTAATTCAcagtttttttttaagtgtccatCATTAATTCGTTGCTAAAGAAGattaacataaaagaaaattattgttTAGCTATGAAATTTTATCTGAGATACATGTCCTTGTTGGGTTATCCCACATCGGAAGTGGAAGGGGCTGGTGGTCAATTTATAAGTGTGAGGGAAAGCCTcaacctttgagctagcttttgggttgaGAAGGCCCAAGACCACCCAACATTGGTATCAAAGCCCAGGTTATCAACAAGTCTCAGCCCACCGGGAGAAACTGGGTTGTCGTTCTCTCCAGCCCAAGGCCCGATGTGTGAAGGGGGAGATTGTTGGGTTATCCCACATCGGAAGTGGAAGGGGCTGGTGATCAATTTATAAGTGTGTGGGAAAGACTcaacctttgagctagcttttgggttgaGAAGGCCCAAGACCACCCAACAGTCCTCACATTAATTTCAACATAAAATGTGCAAAGAAAACTTACCCCATTTGTTCAAATTCTTTTCCAAGTGGAGATTCAAAGAAATCAACAACAATACCACTCTTATTAGAGCCacaattttcatgaaaattgaaGGATAATGTTTCTTTCCATGGCAATCTTGAAGTAAATCTCTCTGCATGGGCACTTGAATAACCCCATAAACTACCATGTTGTTTTTGAACCTTTAGTTTTACTTCTAATGGAAGCTTAAAGAAATGATTGACATGAGCATGAGCCATGTTAATTAATTGAGAATCAACTCCATGGTTTATAACTTGAAAGAATCCATGGTTCAAGCAAGCTGTTTTCACAAGCATGGACACAGAATTGATGTCTCCAATTAGGTCTATTATTGGTTCACTTAGCTCTTCTTGTGCTTGTATTAAGTCTTCTTTGGGATACATGAATTCTTTAGGTGTGTTGGTTTGTTGATGAAAAGTGTCCATTGAGAAACACAAAAGCGACACTAGACTTGTGGCTCATATATATATGTCCTCCTTTCATTTATAAAGgatttaagttatttatatgaatattgtaaaataaaaaggtCTTCTGTTTCGATTTTTAGATTTTCATATTAACCTTGCCATGTATGGTTACCTATTATTATAAGTTaaacttaataattatattaagacttttttttttggtttcccaCCAACATTCAAGCCCGACTAAATTCGGATCGGCAGTGTACGATCCGTTCGGGGGTGACGGGGCCAACAGAATTTTCTCCTTACCCTGGGCTCAAACCTGAGATCTCTGATCAAGAATGGATACCTCCCACCAATGTACTACAACCCATGTTGGTATAATATCAGGGGCGGACCCAGTAAGCCAGAcgcgggtgctcgagcacccattgatttccgaaattttttgtatatatatatatatagaaaatatgatacatatgttattataatttaaatgagcACCTATAGAACAAAAGCAGCTGTGGGTGAGCTGGTTTAAACCTCTGCAATAAGAGGCGCGCAAAGCCACTGTCGAGGGTTCAAATCCAGCAGtagcatttctttttttaaattttttccagcGAATTTTAcacctgttttttttttaaaaaagtcctTTTTCTAATTAAGGGCTTATTTAactcttctttttaaaaaaaaaaaaataattccaacGAATTTTacgacttttttttatttttatttttcctttttctaattAAGGGCTTATTTAACTCCCAATTTTGTACTTGTTTTGACTTTTCCTATTCTTACTTGTTTTGACTTTTCCTATTCTTAATTAGTTTAGGTAgcataatttttctttcttttttattttcaacttttcCTATGCTTTTAAACCTTTTGTACTGCCCACTTTTATGGGATTATTTCTCTTAGCAAACTACGAAGTcattcattcttcttcttcttcttgtttcaAAGAGAAAACCGTCAGCGTAACTGCCCAACAACAAACTTCAacctattttcttttcaaaatcagaATACAAAAGTAAGGtaataaaatttgatgattgaTTAAAGTTagttaatgaaaaaaaagagtttgGGAAATTACGTTTTAAGATTTACATTGCTTATGGATGGTACTCTTAAGTCTTAATTCTTAAAATAGATTCcacataatatttttgttacttGATAAATAGGTTTAGACtttagattaaaaatatattttttgaatacttttgaaataaatatttttcttaccaaTTACttgattcaaaaataaaattttagaatgtaTACGTATTTGGTGCTCATTAACTCATATATTGCTAATTATTGCTTGTGGTGTTGAAAAATCAACTAGATATATTAATTGTTGATTGTTGTTTGGGTTATCGATAGAAAATTAtagattttgataaaaaataattgaattatgtgaattaattatgtgataatattattttttttgtaggaaTTTATCTTTATAAATTGAGATGGATAAGTATGTCACAAGATCGAAAATTGGGTATCCAAGTTCTAGCTCTACCAATCCATCTACTGCTTCAACCATagcttttaaaattcaaaagaaaatatttatttcagaTGTTGATTTAGCATCTCTTGAAGCTGATCCGGGAATTAGAAAGCCCATTGCAGagtataatcctaatatacgtGATGATATTAGGAGatattatattcttaaaaagCCTTGCCAACCTAAGGATCATAAATTTCCTAAAACTAAGTTTGGGAAGGAAATGCGGCAATTCTTTCCTAATTGGTTTAAGGATCGTAAGTGGTTGGAGTATAGCATAACAAAAGATGTTGCATTCTGTTTGTGTTGCTACTtgtttaaaaatgaatatgaaagtCGTGGAAATGTGGTTGATGCTGCTTTTACGAAAACCGGCTTTAGAGCTTGGAACAAAGCTACAGAAAGATTTAGAGCTCATATTGGAGATGTAAATAGCATCCACAACAAGTGTTTCAACAAGATGCTTGATTTGATGGATCAATCACAATCAATACGCACTTCATTTGATAAAAAAtccaagaaagaaaaaagtgagTCTCAACATCGCTTGAGTGCTTCAGTTGATGTGACAAGATTTCTCTTGAAATTAGGATTATCATTTCGTGGACATGATGAGAGTCGATCTTCTTCAAATAGAGGtatttttcttgaacttttgcAATGGTATGGAGATATTAATAAAGATGTTGGAAgcattattttagaaaaagctccaaaaaatgaaatgatgtgtTCTCCAAGTATTCAAAAGGATATTGTTGATTCTTGTGCTAAGGAAACAATCAAAtttattcttgaagatttaGATGGGGATTATTTTGGGATATTAGTCGATGAATCAAAAGATATATCACACAAGGAGCAAATGGCACTTGTTTTGAGATATGTTAACAAAGAAGGAGAAGTGATAGAACGATGTGTTGGTATTGTTCATGTTAGTGATACATCTGCTTGTTCATTAAAGGAATCAATCTACTCTTTTCTTTCAGATCACTCATTAAGTCCATCCCAAATACGTGGGCAAGGTTATGATGGAGCTAGCAATATGCAAGGACATCTAAATGGTCTTAAAACTTTGATTTTGGATGAGACTCCATCAGCATATTACATTCATTGTTTTGCCCACCAATTGCAGTTAACATTAGTGGCTCTTGCAAAGAAGGATTCAAAtgtagatgattttttttttgcttagtTACTAATGTGTTAAACATTGTTGGAGCATCTTTTAAGCGCAGGGATTTACTTCGGAAGCACCAAGCTGAACTGTTAGAGGAGTTGCTCATATCAGGAGAAGTGCATACCGGGCGAGGATTAAATCAAGAACGTGGACATCAACGACCATGTGATACTCGTTGGGGTTCTCATTATAGAACATTAGATAATCTTATTGTTCTATTTCCATCAGTTATTCATGTGCTTGAATTTACTGGATGCGAGTGTCCAAACTATACTGATAGACTTCTTGCTAAAACTCTTGTGGATACGATTAAGAAATTTGATTTTGCCTTTATGCTGCACTTAATGTGGAAAGTTCTTATGATGACAAATGAATTGAGCTCCTCATTACAAAGGATGGATCAAGATATTGTCAATGCTATGGGATTTCTTGCTCTTACAAAGCAAAGATTACAAAATATAAGGGATAATGAATTCGAATCATTAATGGATGATGTCTCTTCCTTTTGTGATAAACATGATATAGTCATTCTGGAGATGAATGCTAGCTACTTTCCTGGAAAGTCAAAGCGTAAAGCTCTTAATGTTACATATTCTCATCATTTGCGtgttgaaatattttatgttgttattgatttGCATCTTCAAGAGCTTAATAATCGTTTTGATGCTGTGAGTACTGACTTACTTCTCGGTATGGCTAGTTTGAATCCAGTTAATTCATTCGGTAGTTTTTATAAAGGCAATATAATGAGGTTGGCTGAATATTATATGAATGAGTTTGACAGTAACAAGCTTCGGGATCTCAGTTTTCAGCTTGATAGCTTTATAGTTTATGCTCGTGGTTCTGATGAGAGGTTCTTCAACTTGAAGGGAATTAGTGATCTTGCTAAAGTATTGATCAAGTCAGATCTACATCAAACTTGGCCACTTGTTTATTTACTTATCAAGTTGACTCTCATTCTTCCCGTTGCTACTGCTTCTGTGGAACGAGCTTTCTCATCCATGAAGTACATTAAAAATGAACTCCGTAATAGTATTGGTGATGAATTTTTgaatggttgtttagtttgctATGTAGAGCGTAAGATATTTGCAAATGTAAGTAATGATGCAATTATTTATCgttttaaacatatgaaaagtcgTCGAGCACAATTCTGACTTGACCAATTAGTAGTTGGTCATTGTGACTTGTAAGTAGaggttatttttttataatgataatattgatctttgttttttttgtttttttttattaaagagttTAAGTCAGTAtacatttactttttttattaaagagttTGAGTTAGTATACATTTACCGTTTGTGATTGCTAACAAGTttatgttaaaggaagtgagcaCCCACAACCTTTAAATCCTGGAATCCTGGATCCGCCACTGTATATTATTAAGACTTCATACCGTCACAGATCTACAACTCATTTATAAACGTTAAATTTATGTCTAGATAAAAAGAAGGGCATATATATGTCTAGAGTTTCTCTAGAGGGATATGATGTTAGGTGTATCAATATGTGATCTTAACACTATTTTCTTTGCATTTCTACCACTTTTTGGTGATACATCATGTTAAATACACTCTACTTATGATGATTGTGAAGTATTGGTCTAATAATTGGAGTTTGGATGGTGCATATAGGTACTTCGGTTATGAAAATGTGCCTTTTGAGGAGGATAATGGCTCGAAAACAAAATTGGCGCTCAAGGAAAGGATGTGCTAAATTCTATACATTGCAACTAAAATGCTACAGAACGTGGTATTAGTTATGCTAGTTTTATTACATGAAAAGTTTACTTCATAACCAGCAGCCAAAAacatggttttttttttaaaaaaaaaaaactatgcaCCTTTTGAGGCAATTGCTAGGAGAATGAGTGGGTACTGCACAAAGGTCTCTGCAACAAGTGTACTTAACTCTAATGTAAAGGTAGAACATGTTAGTACTGACTGGAGCTAATTATCTTATAAGACGAGACCTACATACCTATCCAGGCAGTAACTATGGGGGGAAAACTATATATTAGAAGGAGAAGCGACGGAGGGGGCGGCAACAGGGTGAGCAAACTCTATTTGAGGCATTGGATTGGGACTTAATAACAAGGCAATAAACAATAGAACTCAGCAACCAAAGATGTGTGTGCATCCACTTAAATAAAGGAAAGGTTAATGAACAAGATCAACAACCTTGGACAAGCACCAGCAAAAGATTAACAAAATCATTAACCTTTGGACTAGCACCAGCAAATCCATGCAGACTATCCACTTTCAACCACcagaatttttttctattttatgttACTTCCTGCATAAATATATGCACAGACCATAAGTGAACGACAATCTTACTTCACAACAGTGACATGATAAAAGGCTTAGACATCCTCATGTTTCTGATCAGATATAAACGGCCTTCACATCATTTGCTCCAAAGCTTGCAGAGCAGACAGGACATTTGCGGTGACGAGTCTCCACAATTTTTTGGATACACGGATTACAAAAGAGATGGTAACATTTTGCGAGGACAACCTGTAATGTAATAAAGAAAACTTAGCTCTCAGAGTGAAATAGGTATCAGATAAAGAGTCTAGCAAAGTTAAATTCTTTCCTCACTAAGGAAACAATTACATGTTTGGAGAAAACTAGTTGAACCCAagggtgtggcctggtggtcaATGAAGCGGGTGCAAACCAATCCCgacaaaaaaaaacactaggCATTATCTTGTCATGTCTAAACAATAATAAATCTTTATAGGTAATGTTACCTAGTACTGTTCTAGTGGGAAGTAGCATACCGATGGGATAGTCGAGGTATGAACAAGCTGACCTGGACTCCATCgctatcaaaaaaatatttgaagaatacTAGTTCTATTACCACCATGGCAAAAATAAAACCAACCACTGTAACAAGTTAGCTCTCAGGATCTCTTAGAATCTCACCAGATGGTGGACGTAAGCATCACTGTGCTTATTCACATCAGACAAGATCATGTAACAAATTTAATATCTATGTTGTAGTCAGCCTACTGGTTAACACATGTTTGGTTAGATGTACTATTTTTTTGGTAAGGAGGTACTATTCGGTCTCACTACTGGACACTGGTTGTTCCCTAATTCAGAACCATGGATCTCATCACTGAAGAATCTCTTGGATATCGCCATACTATTATCTCAATAACCAATCTAAAGTAAGAACACAATCTTTTCATCCCATCTGCTGCCAGAATCACAAACTTGCAACAGTGGATCCTACATCAGATGTGACATTCTATAGGTACTTTCAACTTCACCAAACTGATGCTGATCAACCAAATAAATAAGGAAAGGTCAGTCGGTCCAACCTCTTTGCGCCTATCAAAGCAAATACTACAATTGAGTATTTCCTTGTATTCCCTTAGTTTTTGCTGAAGCTTCTCAATAACAGATGACCCTTCAATGTGTGATCTCAATCGTGAAGTCTTTCTCCTCAGAGCTTCTACATCCTCCTCTGCTCTTTTTCTCTCAAACCTAGCCAAGTAAAGCGAGGATCATATAATAAAGGAACATATGAGAGTATTGGTTTAAGATAAATTCATACTGGGTATACAGACAAAGGTTAACCTTCAGTTACCTTTCTTTCTCTAGTTCTATCTGCAACTGTGCAAGATCAACTCGAACTTTGTCACTCTTGGATTGCCATTCTTCCAGCGTCTCCCGCAATTGCTGCGAAGATTTTCTTACATCTAAAAACCGTTTTTGGGTGTTCTCCAAAGCAAGAGAATTCTGACCCCTATCTTCAGCAAGCTTCTGGATCAAGTCTGAGCATCCCCTCAACTGAAAGGAAATACATACACTTAAAGTCTGGAGAAATATAAACATTTGGCACTTCAGAGAAGATATGCAATTACCTGGTCATCAATTTTGGCAGCTTTCATTTCATAGGAACTGACCATTGTATTGGCATCTTCAACTGCTCTCTCTGTGATTTGACTTTCCCAAGCCAAACAATCCCGCTGTTGTCTTGCCCGTACTCCTTCTAAAACAAGCTGTAGAACAGAAAATAAACTAACCACAGTGTACAACATTGGCAGCAGTAGAAACCTGAGACACTAGAAATGCACAGACAGAACGTTTTTTGGAGTACTCTTGAAGCGGTGTAAGGAAATTTGTGGATGGGAAACTCTAAAAACCCAACATATCCATGTAAAGCTACAGAAATGTGTCTAAAGTAGTGGTCCTATAAAAGGAACTAATTCTGCAAACGTCTTAAccatgagaaaaaaaaaagaataaaacaggCATATAACTGGGACAACGGAAATTAAATTGGTGGTAATGTACAACACAAAGCTGGAATCTCCCCA is a genomic window containing:
- the LOC107004187 gene encoding LOW QUALITY PROTEIN: gibberellin 20 oxidase 2-like (The sequence of the model RefSeq protein was modified relative to this genomic sequence to represent the inferred CDS: deleted 2 bases in 1 codon), yielding MDTFHQQTNTPKEFMYPKEDLIQAQEELSEPIIDLIGDINSVSMLVKTACLNHGFFQVINHGVDSQLINMAHAHVNHFFKLPLEVKLKVQKQHGSLWGYSSAHAERFTSRLPWKETLSFNFHENCGSNKSGIVVDFFESPLGKEFEQMGLVFERYCKKMKRVGLLILEILGISLGVDKCYYKEFFKDTSSIMRCNFHPTCQDPNLVFGTPPHCDPNSLTILHQDQVGGLEVFVDNKWKSVQPRHDALVINIGDTFTALSNGIYKSCLHRAIVKRQVERISLAFFLCPKEDKVIVPPQHLLVSNSRIYPDFTWSDLLYFIQNHYRPDHATLQNFTLWFLSSKKT
- the LOC114073867 gene encoding zinc finger MYM-type protein 1-like isoform X1, giving the protein MDKYVTRSKIGYPSSSSTNPSTASTIAFKIQKKIFISDVDLASLEADPGIRKPIAEYNPNIRDDIRRYYILKKPCQPKDHKFPKTKFGKEMRQFFPNWFKDRKWLEYSITKDVAFCLCCYLFKNEYESRGNVVDAAFTKTGFRAWNKATERFRAHIGDVNSIHNKCFNKMLDLMDQSQSIRTSFDKKSKKEKSESQHRLSASVDVTRFLLKLGLSFRGHDESRSSSNRGIFLELLQWYGDINKDVGSIILEKAPKNEMMCSPSIQKDIVDSCAKETIKFILEDLDGDYFGILVDESKDISHKEQMALVLRYVNKEGEVIERCVGIVHVSDTSACSLKESIYSFLSDHSLSPSQIRGQGYDGASNMQGHLNGLKTLILDETPSAYYIHCFAHQLQLTLVALAKKDSNVDDFFFA
- the LOC114073867 gene encoding zinc finger MYM-type protein 5-like isoform X2, encoding MDKYVTRSKIGYPSSSSTNPSTASTIAFKIQKKIFISDVDLASLEADPGIRKPIAEYNPNIRDDIRRYYILKKPCQPKDHKFPKTKFGKEMRQFFPNWFKDRKWLEYSITKDVAFCLCCYLFKNEYESRGNVVDAAFTKTGFRAWNKATERFRAHIGDVNSIHNKCFNKMLDLMDQSQSIRTSFDKKSKKEKSESQHRLSASVDVTRFLLKLGLSFRGHDESRSSSNRDHSLSPSQIRGQGYDGASNMQGHLNGLKTLILDETPSAYYIHCFAHQLQLTLVALAKKDSNVDDFFFA
- the LOC107003597 gene encoding uncharacterized protein LOC107003597 — protein: MDQDIVNAMGFLALTKQRLQNIRDNEFESLMDDVSSFCDKHDIVILEMNASYFPGKSKRKALNVTYSHHLRVEIFYVVIDLHLQELNNRFDAVSTDLLLGMASLNPVNSFGSFYKGNIMRLAEYYMNEFDSNKLRDLSFQLDSFIVYARGSDERFFNLKGISDLAKVLIKSDLHQTWPLVYLLIKLTLILPVATASVERAFSSMKYIKNELRNSIGDEFLNGCLVCYVERKIFANVSNDAIIYRFKHMKSRRAQF